In one window of Methanosarcina vacuolata Z-761 DNA:
- a CDS encoding ABC transporter permease, which produces MNQSDCTDIPCMKEAGIEGFSEKKSEASRFEFPGEPSFWIFQKQKGFQGVSNWIGVLLFVLFIFMALFPSIFAPYAPEERFIPYEAPSEEHLLGTNDIGNDVLSELVFGARISMTVGFMAALISTLIGTTLGLCAGYFRGIIDELLMGFTDVVLVIPKIPLIIVLGAFLKPSIWILIAILGLLSWESTARVTRSKTLQLREAGYVKSAQCMGFSSYHIMKSDIFPNIIHVLFPKFMLATASAMISEASLSFLGLGDVSMKSWGMTLSFAFSQGGFIRDMWWWYMPPGICITLCVLSIALIGFGLEAKEEEHSREGVDTL; this is translated from the coding sequence ATGAATCAATCTGACTGTACTGATATTCCCTGTATGAAAGAAGCAGGCATTGAAGGTTTTTCTGAGAAAAAATCCGAAGCTTCCCGCTTTGAATTTCCTGGAGAACCTTCTTTCTGGATTTTTCAGAAACAGAAAGGTTTCCAGGGAGTATCCAACTGGATAGGCGTTCTTCTCTTTGTACTTTTCATTTTTATGGCTCTTTTTCCTTCAATTTTTGCTCCTTATGCCCCAGAAGAGCGTTTCATACCCTACGAAGCCCCGTCTGAAGAACACTTGCTTGGGACAAATGACATAGGAAATGATGTCCTTTCAGAACTGGTGTTTGGGGCAAGGATCTCAATGACAGTAGGTTTTATGGCAGCCCTGATCTCAACTCTCATCGGGACTACGTTAGGTCTCTGTGCAGGCTATTTCAGAGGAATCATTGATGAGCTGTTAATGGGCTTTACTGATGTTGTCCTTGTTATCCCCAAAATCCCCCTTATTATAGTCCTTGGAGCATTTCTGAAGCCGAGCATCTGGATCCTGATAGCTATACTGGGGCTTCTTTCCTGGGAATCCACTGCCAGAGTCACCCGTTCAAAGACTTTACAGCTCAGGGAAGCAGGTTACGTAAAAAGTGCTCAGTGTATGGGTTTTTCCTCTTACCACATCATGAAATCAGATATATTCCCAAACATTATCCACGTCCTGTTTCCCAAATTCATGCTGGCAACTGCTTCGGCAATGATTTCTGAGGCATCCCTTTCTTTCCTGGGACTTGGCGACGTAAGCATGAAAAGCTGGGGAATGACGCTTTCTTTTGCTTTTTCTCAAGGTGGTTTTATTCGGGATATGTGGTGGTGGTATATGCCTCCAGGGATCTGTATCACCCTCTGTGTACTGTCTATCGCGCTGATAGGTTTCGGGCTTGAAGCAAAGGAAGAAGAACACTCAAGAGAAGGTGTAGACACGCTATGA
- a CDS encoding ABC transporter permease: MSEIARKVTRYFASLMLIIVINFTLPRLMPGDPVKNLIGEDAYVSEEVMEELRAELGLNLPLSEQFTSYLSNLLRLDLGYSYHLHAPVAEILLDKMSWTLIFVGVSVVIGALLGCFLGALAGWKPERKMSHFTGFIFVVLSCIPPYFLALLTLYLFSFKLGLFPSKGFYDTPELGSVLHHLFLPICVMSVFSASRNFLVMRGSVIQEKEQLYALYARAKGLYNTDILFRHIIKNASLPIITLLALDFGFLFSGALFIEIIFSLNGMGVMIYNAIMGKDYPLLQGAFLVIALTVLLANMFADLLYALIDPRVRGGLDESI, encoded by the coding sequence ATGTCAGAAATAGCAAGAAAAGTAACCAGGTATTTTGCCTCGTTGATGCTGATAATTGTCATCAACTTTACCCTCCCGAGGCTCATGCCTGGAGACCCGGTAAAAAACCTGATTGGTGAAGACGCTTATGTTTCAGAAGAAGTGATGGAAGAACTGAGGGCAGAACTGGGGCTTAATCTGCCCCTTTCCGAGCAGTTCACCTCCTATCTTTCCAACCTCCTGCGCCTTGACCTGGGGTATTCCTATCACCTCCATGCCCCTGTAGCAGAAATTCTTCTGGATAAGATGAGCTGGACACTAATTTTCGTGGGAGTATCAGTGGTTATCGGGGCCTTGCTTGGATGTTTTCTCGGTGCCCTTGCAGGCTGGAAACCGGAAAGAAAAATGAGCCATTTTACAGGTTTTATTTTTGTGGTACTTTCCTGTATCCCACCTTACTTTCTTGCCCTCCTGACCCTCTATCTCTTTTCTTTTAAACTGGGGCTCTTTCCCTCCAAAGGCTTTTATGACACCCCTGAACTCGGAAGTGTGCTGCATCACCTTTTCTTACCTATCTGTGTAATGTCTGTCTTTTCAGCATCCAGAAACTTTCTGGTCATGCGAGGAAGCGTAATTCAGGAAAAGGAGCAGCTTTATGCACTGTATGCCAGAGCAAAAGGCCTGTACAATACCGATATACTTTTCAGGCATATCATAAAAAACGCCTCCCTCCCGATAATTACCCTGCTTGCCCTGGATTTCGGTTTTCTCTTCAGCGGAGCGCTGTTTATAGAAATCATCTTTTCCTTAAACGGGATGGGGGTCATGATATACAATGCAATAATGGGAAAAGACTACCCTCTGCTTCAAGGAGCATTTCTGGTAATCGCCCTTACCGTTCTGCTAGCAAATATGTTTGCTGACCTGCTTTATGCCTTAATTGACCCCAGGGTGAGAGGAGGCCTGGATGAATCAATCTGA
- a CDS encoding ABC transporter substrate-binding protein, with protein sequence MKQIKHLMGLGLKVRLKRTIILTILVLTFCSTVFSSGAVGQEDSENNQTAPEEGFFDRFITYVKSLFSGEGDLQSSGEISKIGAADIQQSADSEDAVLKIATPDVIESASLVGDTGLGVFAHLSNPPLMKMDSEGHIVGQLAENYSVSENNTLWTFYLRDDLYWNDGEKVTPEDVEFSIRYYGEKTPWASWINDTLENSTVSDANNSVTFKFNKPYTRVSMEFATYDILPAHVWKNIEDPVEYTNNGPYVGCGPYYLKLIYLNAGKLVFEKNPYWKGKAPEFKTVEIHFYSNVDVATLALKNGEADTYYKYAGSYPYSSIEELNKTGNFDFMEKTSIGLVFLAPNLKKAPFSDEEFREALAYAINYEELASLETLGYGEVPNRGFVPSSMENYKETEKLEYSPEKAREILEKAGYSDSNGNGILEGKDGKDIKLEILIRPDYARTGELLDEYFENIGLSADLKTVDSDTWITLKDSYNYDLTVTRSTPWGMLMHSSWGSGYFDSRRTGQGVMHNVEDPVFLQLCDNILATTDSAELQKYAYELQDYYAENLPAIPLYWSKTVTPFNRHFEGWYADPLYGIYNLDTFTNVTKVEA encoded by the coding sequence ATGAAACAAATAAAACACTTAATGGGATTGGGATTAAAAGTAAGATTAAAGCGAACGATTATCCTTACAATACTTGTTCTTACCTTTTGCTCAACCGTATTTTCTTCAGGAGCGGTAGGGCAGGAAGATTCTGAAAACAACCAGACAGCCCCGGAAGAAGGATTTTTTGACCGGTTTATCACATATGTAAAAAGCCTGTTCTCAGGAGAAGGGGACCTGCAGAGTTCAGGAGAAATTTCCAAAATCGGCGCTGCAGACATTCAGCAGTCAGCAGATTCTGAAGACGCAGTCCTGAAAATTGCAACTCCGGACGTAATAGAGTCTGCGTCCCTGGTTGGAGATACAGGTCTGGGGGTTTTTGCCCATCTTTCAAACCCGCCACTCATGAAAATGGATTCGGAAGGACATATTGTAGGGCAGCTTGCAGAGAATTACAGTGTATCGGAAAATAACACGCTCTGGACCTTCTACCTCAGAGACGACCTCTACTGGAATGACGGAGAAAAAGTAACACCAGAAGATGTTGAGTTCTCAATCCGCTACTACGGTGAAAAAACCCCCTGGGCAAGCTGGATTAATGATACCCTGGAAAACTCAACAGTTTCGGATGCCAACAATTCAGTGACCTTCAAATTTAACAAGCCTTACACCCGGGTCAGTATGGAGTTTGCAACCTATGATATCCTCCCTGCTCATGTGTGGAAAAATATCGAGGACCCGGTAGAATACACAAACAACGGCCCTTATGTCGGCTGCGGGCCCTACTATCTAAAACTGATATACCTCAATGCCGGAAAACTGGTTTTTGAGAAAAACCCATACTGGAAAGGAAAGGCTCCTGAATTCAAAACTGTCGAGATCCATTTTTACTCAAATGTGGATGTTGCCACTCTAGCCCTTAAAAATGGAGAAGCTGACACTTACTATAAATATGCGGGATCATACCCTTACTCAAGTATAGAAGAACTTAATAAAACTGGAAATTTTGACTTCATGGAAAAGACCAGTATCGGGCTTGTTTTCCTTGCTCCCAATTTGAAAAAAGCCCCGTTTTCAGATGAGGAATTCAGGGAAGCCCTGGCCTATGCTATAAATTATGAAGAACTTGCAAGTCTTGAAACCCTGGGGTACGGAGAAGTTCCGAATCGTGGTTTTGTGCCATCATCCATGGAAAATTATAAGGAAACCGAAAAACTGGAGTACAGCCCCGAAAAAGCCAGAGAAATCCTGGAAAAAGCCGGATATTCGGACAGCAACGGGAATGGAATACTGGAAGGAAAAGATGGAAAAGACATAAAGCTTGAAATCCTCATCCGACCTGATTACGCCAGAACAGGCGAACTTCTCGATGAATACTTTGAAAACATTGGGCTTTCTGCAGACCTCAAAACTGTGGATTCAGATACCTGGATTACTCTTAAAGACAGTTACAATTATGACCTGACAGTAACGCGTTCCACTCCCTGGGGTATGCTTATGCACTCAAGTTGGGGAAGCGGCTATTTTGATTCCAGGCGGACAGGCCAGGGAGTTATGCATAATGTAGAAGACCCTGTGTTCCTGCAACTCTGCGATAACATCCTTGCAACCACGGACTCTGCAGAACTTCAGAAGTATGCATACGAGCTTCAGGACTACTATGCAGAAAATCTGCCTGCAATTCCCCTCTACTGGAGCAAGACGGTTACTCCATTTAACAGGCACTTCGAAGGCTGGTACGCGGATCCACTTTACGGAATATATAACCTGGATACTTTTACAAATGTAACGAAGGTGGAGGCGTAA
- a CDS encoding PHP domain-containing protein, whose protein sequence is MGRGSRNYEEKLITPEQAVELIEEGWRRADLHVHTTCSFDVLPVRDLHPESLYEKALKMGMDYVTFTDHDTIEAYEILGWNREKLIPGVEISVYDPEFAGHSLHINIFELDREEFFELMEIAEIEHDLRSFIKYLRRHKLPFIYNHPFWFEFHSVPNPSSVPRLAKLFPVLEYNMHELKQKNELTIALAENLGKGIAATTDTHTGRIGKVYTLAKGDNFNEFFKNVTQGKSYIVPEDLTRELLIDEMNTWIDLIFEKSQKNRDIEGYLTGIKSLDTMVKISRSTLLSSFPGLNRTTMNLFYMISNTGLPASVYIHSAENLAKDIERQIEIEKQN, encoded by the coding sequence ATGGGGAGAGGGTCGAGAAATTACGAGGAGAAACTGATAACTCCGGAACAAGCAGTTGAGCTTATAGAAGAGGGCTGGAGGCGAGCAGACCTGCACGTTCATACAACCTGTTCTTTTGACGTGCTTCCTGTAAGAGACCTGCACCCAGAGAGCCTTTATGAGAAGGCTCTAAAGATGGGAATGGATTACGTGACATTTACAGACCACGATACCATTGAGGCATATGAAATTCTCGGGTGGAACCGTGAAAAGCTTATCCCCGGGGTTGAAATAAGTGTATATGACCCGGAGTTTGCAGGGCATTCGCTTCATATTAATATTTTCGAGCTTGACAGGGAGGAGTTCTTTGAGCTCATGGAAATTGCGGAAATCGAACATGACCTGAGAAGCTTTATCAAATACCTCAGGCGGCACAAGCTTCCTTTTATTTATAACCATCCATTCTGGTTTGAGTTTCACAGTGTACCGAATCCGTCTTCAGTCCCCAGGCTGGCAAAACTTTTCCCTGTACTGGAATACAATATGCACGAACTCAAGCAGAAAAACGAACTTACAATTGCTCTTGCAGAAAACCTTGGCAAAGGTATTGCCGCGACAACCGATACTCATACAGGAAGAATCGGTAAAGTATACACCCTTGCAAAAGGAGATAATTTCAATGAATTTTTCAAAAACGTAACGCAGGGAAAAAGTTACATCGTTCCCGAAGACCTTACCAGAGAGCTTTTGATCGACGAAATGAATACCTGGATAGATCTGATTTTTGAAAAAAGCCAGAAAAACAGGGACATAGAAGGCTACCTTACCGGGATAAAATCTCTTGATACAATGGTCAAAATCTCCAGAAGCACCCTATTGAGCAGTTTTCCTGGCCTCAACAGGACAACCATGAACCTGTTTTATATGATCTCAAACACGGGGCTTCCTGCATCAGTCTACATTCATTCGGCAGAAAATCTGGCAAAAGATATTGAAAGGCAGATTGAAATCGAGAAACAAAATTAA
- a CDS encoding thioesterase family protein: MDSSSLKPDLAYEFKFKIPENKTVPFLYPESPEFQVMPKVFATGFMAGLFEWTCIQAINPYLDFPVEQTVGTDVKLSHSAATPPGLTVTVKTKLEKIEGRKLTFSIMADDGVDKISEGTDEKFIIDAAKFNSKAEAKAKSASN, translated from the coding sequence ATGGATAGTTCTTCTTTGAAGCCCGATCTAGCTTACGAATTCAAGTTCAAAATACCAGAGAATAAGACTGTTCCTTTCCTTTATCCAGAATCACCTGAATTTCAGGTTATGCCAAAGGTTTTTGCCACTGGGTTCATGGCTGGATTATTTGAATGGACCTGTATTCAAGCAATAAATCCCTATCTAGACTTTCCCGTTGAGCAGACTGTAGGTACCGATGTTAAATTAAGCCATTCGGCGGCTACTCCACCCGGTTTGACCGTTACGGTAAAGACAAAATTGGAAAAAATAGAGGGAAGGAAGCTCACTTTTTCAATTATGGCTGATGATGGCGTTGACAAGATTTCTGAGGGCACAGATGAGAAATTTATAATCGACGCTGCCAAATTTAACTCCAAGGCAGAAGCCAAAGCTAAAAGTGCCAGTAATTGA
- a CDS encoding methanogenesis marker 8 protein, whose amino-acid sequence MPHIMEIMGKTRVVVKDGKVIEVGEAELEWCPLIDKLSGVQKITSEEVKKNVEFKIKEYGMFTAKRHLLGHDTFVAFGASEIMMSGLRSGFLDTTVTACDGAGTVISNNPELVQGIGGRMSGLVETEPIEDVINGIQKLGGIILDTKTASIDPVGGVKKAAELGYKKIAVTTADSKTAKNLREIETELGLDLIVIAVHVTGVSKEEAQGLLENSDLVISCASKYIRELAKPIVQVAAAIPLFALTKKGKELVIERERDIESPILITTTELPVVPKHKQPRDLK is encoded by the coding sequence ATGCCTCATATAATGGAAATAATGGGAAAAACAAGGGTAGTAGTAAAGGATGGTAAAGTAATAGAAGTTGGAGAGGCTGAACTTGAGTGGTGTCCTCTCATTGACAAGCTAAGCGGTGTACAGAAAATTACCTCTGAAGAAGTCAAAAAGAATGTGGAGTTTAAGATAAAAGAATACGGAATGTTCACAGCCAAGCGACATCTCCTTGGACATGATACTTTCGTAGCTTTTGGAGCCTCAGAAATAATGATGTCTGGCTTGCGAAGCGGTTTTCTTGATACAACTGTAACCGCCTGTGATGGAGCAGGTACTGTTATATCCAATAATCCAGAGCTTGTTCAGGGTATAGGAGGCAGGATGTCAGGTCTGGTCGAAACTGAACCTATTGAGGATGTCATAAATGGAATTCAAAAACTCGGTGGAATTATCCTCGATACTAAAACTGCATCTATAGACCCCGTTGGCGGAGTTAAAAAAGCTGCGGAACTTGGTTACAAAAAAATCGCAGTCACCACTGCTGATTCAAAAACTGCAAAAAATCTGAGGGAAATTGAGACTGAACTTGGGCTTGATCTTATAGTAATTGCGGTACATGTTACAGGAGTCAGCAAGGAAGAAGCTCAAGGTCTTCTGGAAAATTCAGACCTGGTGATCAGTTGTGCTTCTAAGTATATAAGGGAGCTTGCAAAACCCATAGTTCAAGTAGCTGCTGCAATTCCACTATTTGCCCTTACTAAGAAAGGAAAAGAATTAGTGATTGAGAGGGAAAGAGATATTGAAAGCCCAATTTTGATAACTACTACAGAACTGCCAGTTGTGCCTAAACATAAGCAGCCGCGGGATTTGAAGTAA